From Trichoderma atroviride chromosome 1, complete sequence, one genomic window encodes:
- a CDS encoding uncharacterized protein (EggNog:ENOG41~TransMembrane:1 (o954-972i)) has protein sequence MESSSNGGGTGGGGLSKLLAKRRRRVKTGGLESDASGREDGDDAASINAADDDDNDDRSFGSYESGGADADGESDRSSSRPPLSRSATTSLTSHAGHLAASSPVVQVTDFDPPSERRPSLLSRRLRRASSKSRSSSPNASKERLSEIAPLPEPPAAAKTTSSPEKHSIIPPARISTSPARPSTSDDQFGPVIVNTPPTPVERTSPFALHQERKLPPVIAEPASNGDRPSTSSSSSSSHAVSAHRRTKSGSASIGPSKLSNITLAPLSPTPEDGQVQTPSSAGFFSSMFSVAQNAASSISSNIQGGGIGIGANKSRTNLVSKPQSSPAPESDRIEPPPSEPQSSDVMDKKEPAIKTIGTGELSLSQLGIAEPSAAMAAVETSRFPDLNDTRTRSESAPADSQSRAGDDALDGTVSRPRSLYEAADGEQGASQSTQGDGGSIKSDTQRKRGSSTATTNTVAPAAPGATAPKLTGFAIASKKRNRDFHTLFKSVPDDDYLIEDYSCALQREILAHGRLYVSEGHLCFSSNILGWTTTLVMSFDEIVSVEKRSTALVFKNGLMISTLHAKHIFASFTSRDATYDLIVNIWKLGHPTLTSTLNGVRLEGTGGDKTEKLDVESGNLEPETPAGSDSEEDSDDDDDFYDEEESDHAPEAQVADAGGAGGDTAKANRKISGAPAPSAAVLDAAADGQSPAAGLGSFPGPATHAPTDCGDGETHYDKFLADETIPAPLGKVFSMLFGEASAEWMGKWITENQKCFDLQMEDKKGMGPDSRTRGFTYIKPLYAPIGPRQTKCIVTETVDNIDYEKAVNVSIVTQNPDVPNGNIFKVKTKYCLSWGENNGTRVQVNCTTEWSGKSWLKGTIEKNVNEGQAQYCKDLFAALKAAVSTRPRASTNGNGASKSKKKGKKSKALQSSTESINPGARVKTEEANWGLFEPVRGILEPVVDILKPILTGNIMYGLLVGLLVTTWFGFGFTPNNRSPAPLGPDPSMNSAYRLAAYDEMWRREDSELWGWLEERVSLERLSVEKTNARKREADPRSLEERVREERMDEREIQEAIRVTEDKLKVLREVMAKSKLL, from the exons atggagagcagcagcaatggcggaggaactggaggaggaggattgagcaagctgctggccaagcgCAGACGACGAGTAAAGACGGGCGGCCTGGAGTCGGACGCTTCAGGCCGCGAAGACGGTGACGATGCGGCAtccatcaacgccgccgacgacgacgacaacgacgatCGCAGCTTTGGGTCCTACGAGTCGGGAGGCGCCGATGCCGACGGAGAGTCTGACCG AAGCAGCTCTCGCCCCCCACTGTCTCGCTCGGCCACGACATCCCTCACGTCGCATGCTGGCCACCTGGCAGCGTCTTCTCCCGTCGTACAAGTGACCGACTTCGACCCTCCGAGCGAACGACGGCCGTCTCTCCTGTCTAGGCGCCTCCGCCGTGCATCGTCCAAATCCAGGAGCTCGTCTCCCAATGCGTCCAAGGAGCGCCTAAGCGAGATAGCGCCACTGCCCGAACCGCCTGCCGCGGCCAAGACGACCTCATCCCCTGAAAAGCATTCCATCATCCCGCCCGCGAGGATCTCGACATCGCCTGCGCGGCCTTCGACAAGCGACGATCAATTTGGCCCCGTCATTGTAAACACCCCCCCGACACCGGTCGAGCGAACAAGTCCCTTCGCCTTGCACCAGGAGAGGAAGCTGCCGCCCGTCATTGCAGAGCCCGCCTCGAATGGGGACCGCCCGtctacatcatcatcatcttcttcttcccacgCCGTAAGCGCGCATCGAAGAACGAAGTCGGGATCCGCGAGTATAGGACCCAGCAAACTGTCCAACATCACCCTTGCGCCGCTTTCACCTACCCCTGAAGACGGCCAAGTCCAGACGCCGAGCTCAGCAggattcttctcttccatgtTCTCGGTTGCCCAAAACGCTGCGAGTAGTATTAGTAGCAATATCCAGGGCGGCGGCATTGGGATTGGAGCAAACAAGAGTCGGACGAATCTGGTGTCTAAGCCACAATCATCCCCTGCTCCAGAATCCGACCGAATCGAACCCCCACCATCTGAGCCTCAGTCGAGCGACGTAATGGACAAGAAGGAGCCCGCAATCAAGACAATTGGAACCGGCGAACTTAGTTTGAGTCAACTTGGCATCGCAGAGCcatcagcagccatggcagccgtCGAAACATCTCGATTTCCAGACCTCAACGATACACGAACGCGATCAGAATCGGCACCAGCTGACAGCCAGAGCAGGGCCGGAGATGACGCACTCGACGGAACAGTCAGTAGGCCCAGGTCGCTGTACGAAGCAGCGGATGGAGAGCAAGGAGCCTCGCAATCTACCCAGGGAGATGGGGGTAGCATAAAAAGCGACACGCAGAGGAAGCGAGGAAGTTCTACGGCTACGACCAACACAGttgcgccagcagctccgggGGCCACTGCTCCCAAGCTCACGGGTTTTGCCATTGCTAGTAAAAAGAGGAACCGCGACTTCCACACCCTGTTCAAGAGCGTGCCAGATGACGATTACCTTATTGAGGACTACAGCTGTGCGCTACAAAGAGAGATTCTTGCGCACGGCCGATTATACGTATCAGAGGGCCACCTCTGCTTTAGCAGCAACATTCTTGGCTGGACGACGACTTTGGTTATGAGCTTTGACGAGATAGTATccgtggagaagagaagcacTGCCTTGGTCTTCAAAAACGGACTGATGATATCGACTTTGCACGCCAAGCACATCTTTGCCAGTTTCACTAGCAGAGACGCTACCTACGATCTGATTGTCAACATCTGGAAGCTCGGCCATCCGACCTTGACTAGCACGCTCAACGGAGTCCGGCTTGAGGGCACTGGTGGCGACAAGACCGAGAAGCTTGATGTCGAGTCTGGAAACTTGGAGCCGGAAACTCCAGCTGGATCCGATTCTGAAGaagacagcgacgacgacgacgatttctacgatgaagaagagagcgacCATGCCCCCGAAGCCCAGGTCGCAGACGCTGGCGGTGCCGGCGGAGACACTGCCAAGGCAAATAGGAAGATATCTGGCGCTCCCGCTCCCAGCGCCGCCGTACTTGACGCAGCTGCCGATGGgcaatctccagcagccggcCTCGGATCGTTCCCCGGCCCGGCAACCCACGCTCCAACTGATTGCGGTGACGGCGAGACGCACTACGACAAATTCTTGGCCGACGAAACTATTCCAGCTCCGTTGGGCAAGGTATTCTCGATGCTCTTTGGCGAGGCTTCTGCAGAGTGGATGGGCAAGTGGATTACCGAGAACCAAAAGTGCTTTGACCTGCAAATGGAGGATAAGAAGGGCATGGGCCCCGATAGCCGCACTCGAGGCTTCACTTACATCAAGCCTCTGTATGCTCCGATTGGGCCGAGGCAAACAAAGTGTATTGTCACCGAAACCGTGGACAACATTGACTACGAAAAGGCCGTCAATGTGAGTATAGTGACGCAAAACCCAGACGTTCCCAACGGCAACATCTTCAAGGTCAAGACCAAGTACTGTCTCTCCTGGGGTGAGAACAATGGTACTCGGGTGCAAGTCAACTGCACTACAGAATGGAGTGGCAAGAGTTGGCTGAAAG GCACCATTGAAAAGAACGTCAACGAGGGTCAGGCCCAGTATTGCAAGGACCTGTTTGCTGCCTTGAAGGCAGCAGTTTCCACTCGACCGCGAGCTTCTACTAATGGAAACGGGGCGTCAAAgtcgaaaaagaagggcaagaagagcaaggccCTTCAGTCATCCACGGAATCTATCAACCCAGGTGCGCGTGTCAAGACGGAAGAGGCAAACTGGGGCCTGTTCGAGCCGGTCCGCGGAATTCTGGAACCCGTTGTCGATATTCTCAAGCCTATCCTCACGGGCAACATTATGTATGGGCTCCTGGTGGGCTTACTGGTTACGACGTGGTTCGGATTTGGCTTCACGCCGAACAACAGAAGCCCCGCACCGCTGGGGCCAGATCCTTCCATGAACAGCGCCTATCGCCTTGCGGCTTACGACGAGATGTGGCGCAGAGAGGATAGCGAACTTTGGGGGTGGCTAGAAGAGCGCGTAAGCCTGGAGCGCCTTTCAGTGGAAAAGACAAACGCTCGCAAGCGAGAAGCAGATCCAAGATCATTAGAGGAGAGGGTGAGAGAAGAGCGGATGGACGAGCGAGAAATCCAAGAGGCCATCCGAGTTACAGAGGACAAGCTCAAAGTATTGAGAGAAGTCATGGCGAAAAGCAAGCTGCTATAG
- a CDS encoding uncharacterized protein (EggNog:ENOG41): MESSPLTKAHDHARAAAVATRQSSSSDTTVAISEHTLAAGEFANAAKATSSVEALRTLKLLEEHHRKLAEILKLPPEQMPHARDGELSEKTQSEKADGDALGLDAARDSPQAAVAKGAQPPGLAQRRYMGREMSSSIASNLASARGIRSKDRTQPLSPSVSNDQAPGNVDPQAKRDASKAKMQNIMDRQTGRPTWVPPATAAAKQDGVAAKGSASPKVEPGSPARDDGGYARFYNTFGSLINKISAPLAFAGLPLIQEEPATPTESAVLPPYCQPVPNQAIPCPCLPVF; the protein is encoded by the coding sequence ATGGAGTCGTCGCCGCTCACAAAGGCGCACGACCACGCGcgtgctgccgccgtcgcTACTCGCCAGTCTTCGTCGTCTGATACCACCGTGGCCATCAGCGAGCACACCCTGGCCGCGGGCGAGTTTGCCAATGCCGCAAAGGCGACGTCCAGCGTCGAGGCGCTCAGGACCTTGAAGCTCCTCGAGGAGCACCACCggaagctggccgagatCCTCAAGCTGCCGCCGGAGCAGATGCCGCACGCCCGAGATGGCGAGCTTTCGGAGAAGACGCAGTCCGAGAAGGCTGACGGCGATGCCCTCGGCCTGGACGCTGCGCGAGACTCTCCCCAGGCCGCCGTCGCCAAAGGGGCCCAGCCGCCCGGCCTGGCCCAGCGCCGCTACATGGGCCGCGAAATGTCGTCGTCCATCGCCAGCAACCTCGCCTCCGCCAGAGGCATCCGATCCAAGGACCGCACCCAGCCGCTCAGCCCCAGCGTGTCCAACGACCAGGCACCCGGCAATGTCGACCCCCAAGCGAAGCGCGACgcttccaaggccaagatgcagaaCATCATGGACCGCCAGACCGGCCGCCCTACCTGGGTTCCGCCTGCAACTGCCGCGGCCAAGCAAGACGGCGTTGCGGCCAAGGGCAGCGCGTCTCCCAAGGTCGAGCCGGGCTCTCCCGCAAGAGACGATGGTGGCTACGCCCGCTTCTACAACACTTTCGGAAGCCTGATCAACAAAATCTCGGCTCCCCTCGCCTTCGCTGGTCTGCCGCTCATCCAAGAGGAGCCCGCCACGCCCACTGAATCTGCTGTGCTTCCCCCCTACTGTCAACCTGTCCCCAACCAAGCCATCCCGTGCCCGTGTCTCCCCGTCTTCTAG
- a CDS encoding uncharacterized protein (EggNog:ENOG41) produces the protein MRALVRDGHTAADSFYVVPSTGHTMSYANILSYAEKEKRRLEASIHGDLLPHDDDDDDFVDAREAPGSLNPRRRIARSHSEKELFNTIEELSLENKSLKDMLDKLSKRLHTFEASAQSSALALAESYRIMPAGSQHSGGRVNDDELIRKNHELEEQIAAMTKHMERLEKDNRKQQKTLEKYREKWETLKAGAKARRGAQVSAESVEDARSSQG, from the coding sequence ATGCGAGCTCTTGTCCGAGATGGCCACACTGCTGCTGACTCATTCTACGTTGTTCCCTCTACCGGTCATACCATGTCTTATGCCAACATTCTGAGCTAcgctgaaaaagaaaagcgcCGACTGGAAGCTTCGATCCATGGCGACCTCTTGCCtcacgatgatgatgacgatgacttTGTGGACGCCCGTGAAGCCCCTGGTTCTCTTAACCCCAGACGACGTATTGCCCGTAGCCACTCTGAAAAGGAACTGTTCAACACCATCGAGGAACTCAGCCTGGAAAACAAATCGCTAAAGGACATGCTTGACAAACTCTCGAAACGCCTGCACACGTTTGAAGCCAGCGCCCAGAGTTctgctcttgctcttgctgaAAGCTATCGCATCATGCCTGCTGGGTCGCAGCATTCCGGGGGGAGAGTGAATGACGATGAGCTGATACGGAAGAATCACGAGCTGGAGGAACAGATTGCCGCAATGACAAAGCACATGGAACGCCTTGAAAAGGACAATCGTAAGCAGCAAAAGACGCTGGAGAAGTACCGTGAGAAGTGGGAGACGTTGAAGGCTGGTGCCAAGGCCCGGAGGGGAGCGCAAGTGTCGGCTGAGAGCGTGGAGGATGCTCGCTCATCTCAAGGGTGA